In one window of candidate division WOR-3 bacterium DNA:
- the infB gene encoding translation initiation factor IF-2 — MAKLKVFDAARQLGLSSEGLIRVLKELNFPPRGYTSYITDAEFEAAKLKLKNEKHQFKDQIRRTRTAPPPSQPRPQAEPSKVAQNVKHTLQKIEGREIKHRKPVREVPTAAQPAARPAVRISAYMTVAELAHALGVTASDVIKKTMGMGMLATLNQRLDLETITLIADAFGVPVEQETEVEAVVERGEHKPRPPIVVVMGHVDHGKTALLDYIRKTKVVESEVGRITQHTGAYVASYQNKPIVFLDTPGHEAFTAMRARGAQVTDIAVLVVASTEGIMPQTLEALDHARAAGVPIIVAITKSDLADANPDRVKAQLAQHGVKVEGYGGDTLCIETSAISGHGVEALLDAISVLALELDLKAPYAGPARGVVIEARVDRGRGSIATVLVEEGTLRKGDPFVSAEFFGHVRDLLDDGFKAMSEATPSIPVQVLGFSGLPQAGDRFDVVEDERTARDTAQRRFLAKRDRILSASKPKVSLEAIQERIAEGKIKDLNIVIKADVSGSAEALRDSLEGQSIEDIRVRVIHSGVGPINQSDVLLAQASEAIIVGFHVKPLTDAKLMADKEGIEIRTYRIIYAAIEDIRAAMLGMLEPEKKEVDLGSAEIRQIIRVPKRGTIAGSYCTNGKIPRDAMVRVMRGGKEIYNGKVTSLKRFKDDVKEVETGYECGIGIEGADDLAEGDTLDFYKVEEVKRTS, encoded by the coding sequence AGCTCGGGCTTTCGAGCGAGGGCCTGATCCGGGTGCTCAAGGAATTGAACTTCCCGCCGCGCGGCTACACCTCCTACATCACCGACGCCGAGTTCGAGGCCGCCAAGCTGAAGCTGAAGAACGAGAAACATCAGTTCAAGGACCAGATCCGCCGTACCCGCACCGCCCCTCCCCCGAGCCAGCCGCGGCCGCAGGCCGAACCTTCGAAGGTGGCCCAGAACGTCAAGCACACGCTGCAGAAGATCGAGGGTCGCGAGATAAAGCACCGCAAGCCGGTGCGCGAGGTTCCGACTGCCGCCCAGCCTGCGGCTCGGCCAGCGGTCAGAATCAGCGCGTACATGACCGTCGCCGAACTGGCCCATGCCCTGGGCGTAACGGCTTCCGACGTCATCAAGAAAACCATGGGTATGGGTATGCTGGCGACCCTGAACCAGCGACTCGACCTCGAAACCATCACGCTGATTGCCGACGCGTTCGGGGTGCCGGTCGAGCAGGAAACTGAAGTCGAGGCCGTAGTCGAACGCGGCGAGCACAAACCACGGCCGCCGATTGTGGTTGTTATGGGTCACGTCGACCACGGCAAGACCGCGCTGCTCGACTACATCCGGAAGACCAAGGTGGTCGAGAGCGAAGTCGGCCGCATCACCCAGCACACCGGCGCCTACGTGGCGAGCTACCAGAACAAGCCGATCGTGTTCCTCGACACGCCGGGCCACGAGGCATTCACCGCCATGCGGGCCCGCGGCGCCCAGGTTACCGACATCGCCGTTTTGGTGGTTGCTTCGACCGAAGGCATCATGCCCCAGACACTTGAGGCCCTCGACCACGCCCGCGCCGCCGGAGTGCCGATCATCGTCGCCATCACCAAGTCTGACCTGGCCGATGCCAACCCGGACCGGGTCAAGGCTCAACTCGCGCAGCACGGCGTGAAGGTCGAAGGTTACGGTGGCGACACCCTCTGCATCGAGACTTCGGCGATCTCCGGCCATGGCGTGGAGGCTCTCCTCGACGCGATCTCGGTCCTGGCGCTGGAACTCGACCTGAAAGCGCCGTACGCCGGACCGGCTCGCGGTGTCGTCATCGAAGCTCGGGTCGACCGCGGCCGGGGCAGCATCGCCACAGTGCTGGTTGAAGAAGGGACTCTACGCAAGGGTGACCCCTTCGTCTCCGCCGAGTTTTTCGGCCACGTACGCGACCTGCTGGACGACGGCTTCAAGGCGATGTCCGAAGCCACACCGTCAATTCCGGTGCAGGTACTCGGGTTCTCCGGCCTGCCCCAGGCTGGTGACCGTTTCGACGTCGTCGAAGACGAGCGGACGGCGCGCGATACAGCCCAGCGCCGGTTCCTGGCCAAGCGCGACCGAATCCTCTCGGCCAGCAAACCCAAGGTGTCGCTCGAGGCGATCCAGGAACGCATCGCTGAGGGAAAGATCAAAGATCTGAACATCGTCATCAAGGCCGACGTGTCCGGGTCGGCCGAGGCGCTGCGCGACTCGCTCGAGGGCCAGTCCATCGAAGACATCCGGGTGCGCGTGATTCATTCCGGGGTCGGCCCGATAAACCAGAGCGACGTGTTGCTGGCGCAGGCTTCGGAAGCCATTATCGTCGGCTTCCACGTCAAACCGCTGACCGACGCCAAGCTGATGGCCGACAAAGAGGGCATCGAAATCCGCACCTACCGGATCATCTACGCCGCCATCGAGGATATCCGGGCCGCGATGCTCGGCATGCTCGAGCCGGAGAAGAAGGAAGTCGATCTCGGGTCGGCCGAGATCCGGCAGATCATCCGCGTGCCCAAAAGGGGCACGATTGCCGGCTCATACTGCACCAATGGCAAGATCCCGCGCGATGCGATGGTTCGGGTCATGCGGGGCGGCAAGGAGATCTACAACGGCAAGGTCACCTCGCTCAAGCGCTTCAAGGACGACGTCAAGGAAGTAGAAACCGGGTACGAGTGCGGGATCGGCATCGAAGGCGCTGACGACCTGGCCGAAGGTGACACCCTCGATTTCTACAAGGTCGAGGAAGTCAAAAGAACCAGTTAG